One window from the genome of Vidua chalybeata isolate OUT-0048 chromosome 3, bVidCha1 merged haplotype, whole genome shotgun sequence encodes:
- the PLEK gene encoding pleckstrin, whose protein sequence is MEREPMRIREGYLVKKGSMFNTWKPMWVVLLEDGIEFYKRKADNSPKGMIPLKGSSIHSPCQDFGKRMFVFKLTVAKQQDHFFQAAYLEERDAWVRDIKKAIHHIDGGQRFARKSTRKSIRLPETINLSALYLSMKDPEKGIKALKLEKDKRVFNHCFTGTCVIDWLVSSSSVRNRKEGLLLASSLLSEGYLQPAGDTSKAAAEGLSDTPFLDLSDAYYYFPDSGFFCEGYSSDDDVVLKEEFRGTIVKQGCLLKQGHRRKNWKVRKFVLRDDPAYLHYYDPAGGEEPLGAIHLRGCVVTAVEDMPDTKKYDADNILFEIITANEIHYYLQAASSTERTEWIKAIQSVSRTGK, encoded by the exons ATGGAGCGAGAGCCAATGCGCATAAGGGAGGGATACTTGGTTAAGAAG GGCAGCATGTTTAATACCTGGAAGCCAATGTGGGTTGTGCTTTTAGAAGACGGAATTGAATTCTACAAGCGGAAGGCTGATAACAGTCCCAAAGGGATGATCCCACTAAAAGGAAGCTCTATTCACAGCCCATGCCAAGATTTTGGCAAAAGAATG TTTGTCTTCAAGCTCACTGTGGCCAAGCAGCAGGACCACTTTTTTCAAGCTGCCTACCTGGAGGAGAGAGATGCCTGGGTGCGGGATATCAAGAAAGCAATTCATCACATAGATGGAGGCCAAAGGTTTGCCAGAAAATCCACAAGGAAGTCCATCAGATTGCCTGAAACAATCAATCTGAG TGCTTTGTACCTCTCAATGAAAGATCCTGAAAAGGGAATAAAGGCGTTGAAGctggaaaaagataaaagagtGTTCAATCACTGCTTTACAG GCACCTGTGTGATTGACTGGCTGGTGTCCAGCAGCTCCGTCCGAAATCGCAAAGAAGGTCTCCTGCTTGCCTCTTCCCTCTTGAGTGAAGGCTACCTACAGCCTGCTGGGGACACATCCAAGGCAGCTGCCGAGGGACTGTCAGACACCCCCTTCCTGGATCTCAGTGATGCCTACTATTACTTT CCAGACAGTGGATTCTTCTGTGAGGGATATTCCAGTGATGATGATGTGGTCCTAAAAGAAGAATTCAGAGGCACAATTGTCAAACAAGGATGTTTGCTGAAACAG GGACATCGGAGGAAGAACTGGAAAGTGAGAAAGTTCGTTTTAAGAGATGATCCTGCATATCTTCACTATTATGATCCTGCTGGA GGAGAAGAACCACTGGGAGCAATTCACTTGAGAGGCTGCGTGGTGACAGCAGTGGAAGATATGCCAGATA cCAAGAAGTATGATGCTGACAACATCCTCTTTGAAATCATCACAGCAAATGAAATCCACTATTACTTGCAAGCAGCCTCATCCACGGAGCGTACAGAATGGATCAAAGCAATCCAGTCAGTTTCTAGGACTGGTAAATGA
- the CNRIP1 gene encoding CB1 cannabinoid receptor-interacting protein 1, translating to MGDIPGLVKISVSLKIQPNDGAVYFKVDGQRFGQNRTIKLLTGAKYKIEVSLRPGTVQATTMGIGGVNVPLEEKSRDAQVASYTGIYDTEGVPHTKSGERQPIQVNMQFNDIGVFETVWQVKFYNYHKRDHCQWGNSFGSIEYECKPNETRSLMWINKETFH from the exons ATGGGCGACATCCCCGGCCTCGTGAAAATCAGCGTCTCCCTCAAGATCCAGCCCAACGACGGGGCCGTGTATTTCAAGGTGGACGGGCAGCGCTTCGGCCAGAACCGCACCATCAAGCTGCTGACCGGGGCCAAGTACAAGATCGAGGTGTCCCTCCGACCCGGCACCGTCCAGGCCAC GACCATGGGCATCGGCGGTGTCAATGTCCCACTGGAGGAAAAATCACGGGATGCACAAGTGGCCTCTTACACAGGGATCTACGACACAGAAGGGGTGCCCCATACCAAAAGTGGGGAGAGACAACCCATCCAAGTCAACATGCAG TTTAATGACATTGGCGTTTTTGAGACAGTCTGGCAAGTGAAATTCTACAACTACCACAAACGGGATCACTGCCAATGGGGAAACAGCTTTGGCAGCATTGAGTACGAATGCAAACCAAATGAAACACGCAGTCTCATGTGGATCAATAAAGAGACCTTCCACTGA
- the FBXO48 gene encoding F-box only protein 48: MDAERAAGRDSAEGGRGGVRDFVSALPPEISSRIFSGLDVESLCHASVTCKGWHRVIESNERLWRHHCLAVRAVCQREIDCDRGNGFSWKITLLRNYWKSKVKQEWLSGKYSNIPSQFSLPEKSMYPMDVDTWGEILEAELER, encoded by the exons ATGGACGCGGAGCGCGCTGCCGGCCGGGACAGCGCcgagggaggaagaggaggagtgCGTGACTTCGTGTCTGCCCTTCCTCCCGAGATCAGCTCCCGGATTTTCAGCGGGCTGGATGTGGAGAGCTTGTGCCACGCGTCCGTGACGTGCAAGGGCTGGCACCGCGTCATCGAGAGCAACGAGCGGCTGTGGCGGCACCACTGCCTGGCCGTGCGCGCCGTCTGCCAGCGGGAGATCGACTGCGACCGAGGGAACGGCTTCTCCTGGAAG ATTACACTGTTGAGAAACTACTGGAAAAGCAAAGTGAAGCAAGAATGGCTTAGTGGGAAATACAGCAACATTCCTTCTCAATTCAGTTTGCCAGAGAAAAGCATGTATCCAATGGACGTCGACACGTGGGGAGAGATCTTGGAAGCAGAACTTGAGAGATGA